One part of the Sporosarcina ureae genome encodes these proteins:
- a CDS encoding ABC transporter substrate-binding protein — MSKKNVWVWTSVLSLFLVLAGCSSNDTNTPADKDQKPAVESNEVSSYTVTDDADNEVTFDKVPETVISLQPSNTEILYALDEGDKLIGATDYDTYPSEALGVERISDSVTFNAERIVELKPDVVLAYTIGEDEALNTLRDSDIPVFVIESASSFDDVYGDIIQIAEVMNVKDQGEKLVDSIKSRISKVQEKLTQIETQQQMYYEISPAPDIYTTGSNTFQQEIFDLAKVNNVFADQEGWIKVSEEDILKKNPDVIITTVSYEDDAIANIKKREGWDVLDAVKENRVWQLDSDIMSRPGPRIGEAVELLAKSVYPDEFN; from the coding sequence ATGAGTAAAAAAAACGTATGGGTCTGGACATCAGTCCTCTCCCTATTCCTCGTTCTGGCCGGCTGTTCGTCAAATGATACCAACACACCTGCAGACAAAGATCAAAAACCAGCCGTCGAATCAAATGAAGTTTCCAGTTACACAGTTACAGATGATGCCGACAATGAAGTCACCTTCGATAAGGTGCCTGAAACTGTGATTTCCCTGCAACCAAGCAATACAGAAATTTTATATGCCCTCGATGAAGGAGATAAACTGATCGGAGCGACCGACTACGATACCTACCCTTCTGAAGCACTGGGCGTGGAGCGGATATCTGATTCTGTAACCTTCAACGCAGAACGCATTGTCGAATTGAAACCTGATGTAGTGCTTGCATATACAATCGGCGAGGATGAAGCATTGAATACGTTGAGAGACTCAGATATCCCGGTGTTCGTCATCGAGTCCGCTTCTTCCTTCGACGACGTATACGGTGACATTATACAGATTGCGGAAGTAATGAACGTAAAAGACCAAGGGGAAAAACTGGTTGATTCTATTAAAAGCCGGATTAGTAAAGTACAGGAAAAGCTAACCCAAATAGAAACGCAACAGCAAATGTATTATGAGATTAGCCCGGCCCCGGACATCTACACAACAGGAAGCAATACGTTCCAACAAGAGATTTTCGATTTGGCGAAGGTGAACAACGTGTTTGCTGACCAAGAGGGATGGATTAAAGTTTCAGAAGAAGATATCCTGAAGAAAAACCCCGACGTGATCATCACTACAGTGTCCTATGAAGACGATGCCATTGCCAATATTAAAAAACGCGAAGGCTGGGACGTCCTGGATGCAGTGAAAGAAAATCGCGTATGGCAACTCGACAGCGATATTATGTCACGTCCGGGACCGCGCATTGGAGAAGCAGTTGAACTACTGGCGAAATCAGTGTACCCTGACGAGTTTAACTAG
- a CDS encoding S-layer homology domain-containing protein, with the protein MTIRSKRNHVLIVLMAIIVLMTAPITTSAKGFSDTENSSHEKAIIELVEQGVISGYADGTFKPNKTLSRSDVVKMMGKWLVSLGYDIPADYQTKPRFTDNKSIQNEELLKYSALVKDQGVFNGQADGTLNPTGEITRENMAIVLVRAYNAIHKTDLVGFVAKQTFKKDVQDLKSAKAEARPFVDVLDFFDITNPVAVAFNPKNTTTRGQFASFLFKTASVSVPTEDNKPQQPTDKSPVWKYDGEKQLSLKNGEKFTLPAVQAVDYSGKIIVLQTVITDNSGVVINDINTSTSGTYTITYSAIDGAGNKAQDLKITVIIEKPSSVEEDDFVIDSIE; encoded by the coding sequence ATGACAATTCGATCTAAACGAAATCACGTATTAATCGTGCTTATGGCAATAATCGTTCTGATGACTGCGCCGATCACTACAAGCGCGAAAGGGTTTTCTGATACAGAAAATAGTTCACATGAAAAAGCAATAATAGAACTTGTTGAACAAGGAGTCATTTCGGGGTATGCGGATGGAACGTTTAAACCTAACAAGACATTGTCACGTTCTGACGTTGTAAAAATGATGGGGAAATGGCTAGTATCTCTTGGATATGATATTCCAGCAGACTATCAGACAAAACCGCGTTTTACTGATAATAAGTCAATACAAAATGAAGAATTACTGAAATACTCAGCCTTAGTAAAGGATCAAGGAGTTTTCAACGGTCAAGCTGATGGTACACTTAACCCGACTGGTGAAATTACTCGTGAGAATATGGCAATTGTGCTTGTTCGCGCTTATAATGCCATTCACAAAACAGATCTTGTAGGATTTGTTGCGAAGCAAACATTTAAAAAGGATGTACAAGATTTAAAATCAGCCAAAGCGGAAGCTCGCCCATTTGTTGATGTACTCGACTTTTTCGATATTACCAATCCGGTTGCAGTTGCGTTTAATCCCAAGAATACGACTACACGGGGTCAATTTGCATCCTTCTTATTTAAAACAGCATCTGTTTCCGTCCCCACTGAAGACAACAAGCCGCAGCAACCAACTGACAAATCGCCAGTTTGGAAATATGATGGTGAGAAGCAATTGAGTCTTAAAAATGGAGAGAAGTTTACACTTCCGGCTGTTCAAGCGGTAGACTATTCAGGTAAAATAATCGTGCTTCAAACTGTCATTACCGATAATTCTGGGGTAGTTATTAATGATATTAATACATCTACTAGTGGCACTTATACGATAACGTACAGTGCGATAGATGGAGCGGGAAATAAGGCGCAAGATTTGAAAATCACCGTGATTATTGAGAAACCTTCTTCTGTTGAAGAAGATGATTTTGTTATAGATTCGATTGAATAA
- a CDS encoding antibiotic biosynthesis monooxygenase produces the protein MSQMTAVNVIRIEKGKGQEVAARFEKPKAVHTFEGFVRMEVWMKEDVEDHDELHICTTWEDEKYFEAWRKKRAVDKAQARAIQEQNPSGQPEENPILGTELSTYLTLVQHLPAEKD, from the coding sequence ATGAGCCAGATGACGGCAGTTAATGTAATTCGGATTGAAAAAGGAAAGGGTCAAGAAGTTGCGGCACGTTTTGAAAAACCAAAAGCTGTTCATACGTTTGAGGGATTCGTTCGGATGGAAGTATGGATGAAAGAAGATGTTGAAGATCATGATGAACTTCACATTTGCACTACATGGGAAGATGAAAAATATTTTGAGGCATGGCGTAAAAAGCGGGCAGTTGATAAAGCACAGGCTCGTGCTATACAAGAACAAAATCCTTCCGGACAGCCGGAAGAGAATCCGATTCTTGGAACTGAACTATCTACATATTTGACGCTCGTTCAGCATTTGCCGGCTGAAAAGGATTAA
- the istA gene encoding IS21 family transposase: protein MLAMPEINCIKLMRNQKSLSINHIAKTLHLNWRTVKKYADEDQLPQEKVLKRSGMMYEEKWGEIVSDWLWEDQKLKRKKRRTNQGIFTGLQALGFKGSYRTVSYFIKEWRESREDIEDETTDKNYERLIHPPAEAQLDFGLMEAVQDGKYRDIHCLIMTLPFSNDAYSIPLPSENQECLLYGLKKIFQQLGGVPRKIRIDNMVTAVTKPRNKHEETVFANEFLQFANHYGFEPQACNPYSGHEKGNVENKVGYVRYNFITPAPVIENLEHLTNLLQQKHTKDRERIHYEKKISIQKLLEEEFEYLLALPDEEFPVFKENKVQSNKYGEITLDKVRVYIPRGNNYPSLSIVKYWNRFKVLSPHGEILYEDNRPYMHKNREIPWQSILKSWLSKPRAVSYSRFSPYLPGRIYEYINISNLTIRKERLHWLIALLVTHNMNQINDEFYDLLSSQSEGLKEPEEHPYDVNWSMYDQLQSTSQIEGETP, encoded by the coding sequence ATGCTGGCAATGCCTGAAATCAATTGTATCAAATTAATGAGGAATCAGAAATCATTATCTATAAATCACATAGCAAAAACGTTACATCTTAATTGGAGAACTGTTAAAAAGTATGCGGATGAAGACCAACTGCCTCAAGAGAAAGTGTTGAAAAGATCCGGTATGATGTACGAAGAAAAATGGGGAGAAATTGTTAGTGATTGGCTTTGGGAAGATCAAAAGCTAAAGAGAAAGAAACGGAGAACAAACCAAGGGATCTTTACTGGGCTACAAGCTCTAGGATTCAAAGGTTCCTATCGGACCGTATCGTACTTTATTAAAGAGTGGCGAGAAAGTAGAGAGGATATTGAAGATGAAACTACAGATAAAAACTATGAGCGTCTTATACATCCGCCTGCAGAAGCGCAGTTAGATTTCGGGTTAATGGAAGCTGTACAAGATGGTAAGTATCGTGATATTCACTGTTTAATTATGACCCTACCGTTCAGTAATGATGCCTATTCAATTCCGTTGCCATCAGAAAATCAAGAATGTCTTCTCTATGGACTCAAGAAAATATTTCAGCAGCTAGGTGGCGTACCAAGAAAAATCCGAATCGACAACATGGTAACCGCTGTCACTAAACCAAGAAATAAACACGAAGAAACTGTGTTTGCAAATGAATTCTTACAGTTTGCGAATCATTACGGATTCGAACCTCAAGCCTGTAATCCGTATTCAGGACACGAGAAAGGAAATGTAGAAAATAAAGTTGGCTATGTTCGATATAACTTCATCACGCCCGCACCAGTTATAGAGAACTTGGAACATCTGACGAACTTATTGCAGCAAAAGCATACAAAAGATCGAGAACGAATTCATTATGAGAAGAAAATCTCGATACAAAAACTTTTGGAGGAAGAATTTGAATACTTATTGGCTCTACCAGATGAAGAATTCCCCGTGTTTAAAGAGAATAAGGTTCAGTCTAATAAGTATGGTGAAATCACTTTAGATAAAGTGAGAGTCTATATTCCAAGAGGAAATAACTATCCATCCTTATCTATTGTGAAATATTGGAACCGATTCAAAGTACTATCTCCTCACGGAGAGATTCTATATGAAGACAACCGTCCTTATATGCATAAGAATCGCGAGATTCCCTGGCAATCAATCTTAAAATCTTGGTTAAGTAAACCGCGTGCAGTAAGCTATTCACGGTTCTCTCCGTATCTTCCAGGTCGTATTTATGAATACATCAATATCTCAAATCTGACGATTCGTAAAGAACGTTTACATTGGTTAATAGCGCTATTAGTAACTCATAATATGAACCAAATCAATGATGAATTCTACGACCTCTTGAGTAGCCAATCCGAAGGCTTAAAAGAACCTGAAGAGCATCCTTATGATGTTAATTGGAGTATGTATGATCAGTTACAAAGTACGTCACAGATTGAAGGTGAAACTCCATGA
- a CDS encoding DMT family transporter, which translates to MTNRNKGILLLLVSAFGFSIMTLFVKLSGDVPTLQKTIFRNGVSMVISFFFVLHFKERFFGKRENQPLLLLRSALGMIGIILLFYAIDHLVIADADMLNKMSPFFTIIFAAFFLKEYVKPYQIYSIVIAFLGTLFIIKPSFSLDIVPYAAGILSAVFAGAAYTALRALGNREQFYTIVFYFSGFTTIVLLPFVIYGYESMTWQQTMYLLLGGVFATIGQFGITLAYKFAPAKEISVFNYFTVVFTALLGLAFLGQVPDRFSVLGYIIIFGASLFMFLKNKGEPKDT; encoded by the coding sequence ATGACAAATCGCAACAAAGGAATTTTATTATTACTCGTATCAGCATTTGGCTTTTCCATCATGACGTTATTCGTCAAATTATCTGGAGACGTGCCTACGTTACAAAAGACCATTTTCCGAAATGGTGTATCGATGGTGATTTCCTTCTTCTTCGTTCTTCATTTCAAAGAACGTTTTTTCGGAAAACGTGAAAACCAACCACTCTTGCTTTTACGATCAGCACTCGGCATGATTGGCATCATCTTACTGTTTTATGCAATCGATCATCTCGTGATAGCTGATGCTGACATGCTCAACAAAATGAGCCCTTTTTTCACGATCATTTTCGCAGCATTTTTTTTAAAAGAATATGTCAAACCGTATCAAATCTATAGTATTGTGATAGCTTTCCTTGGCACTCTGTTCATCATCAAACCTTCATTCTCGCTCGATATTGTTCCGTATGCCGCGGGGATCTTATCAGCTGTGTTTGCAGGCGCTGCATACACAGCGCTACGAGCACTCGGCAATCGAGAACAGTTTTATACGATTGTGTTTTATTTCTCAGGATTCACAACAATAGTGCTTCTGCCGTTTGTCATTTACGGGTACGAGTCGATGACATGGCAACAGACGATGTACTTGCTCCTCGGAGGCGTTTTCGCGACGATTGGGCAATTCGGTATCACGCTCGCTTACAAATTTGCACCTGCAAAAGAAATATCAGTATTTAACTATTTTACGGTAGTATTTACGGCATTACTTGGACTAGCGTTTCTCGGACAAGTACCTGATCGTTTTAGCGTCCTTGGTTATATCATCATTTTCGGTGCATCACTCTTTATGTTTTTGAAAAACAAAGGGGAACCTAAAGATACGTAA
- a CDS encoding helix-turn-helix domain-containing protein, producing MRGSFIVAQLESTIQNRKNKHLSAFERGQIGALYKDGNTNREIGGRLGRVNQTIA from the coding sequence ATGAGAGGAAGTTTTATAGTGGCACAACTTGAGAGTACCATACAAAACCGTAAAAATAAACACCTGTCGGCTTTTGAGCGCGGTCAAATCGGGGCACTTTACAAGGATGGAAATACCAACCGAGAGATTGGTGGACGCTTAGGACGCGTTAATCAAACGATTGCTTAA
- the istB gene encoding IS21-like element helper ATPase IstB, producing the protein MTSNLKSICKTLRLAYVNEIYEDIPFENPTQFLDELFQKELQFREEAKSERLIKKAKFTQKKSLSSFQWNEQIHFPAHIDSEELCKIDFIGRRENLILTGAPGTGKTHLATGIGYEACKRGLEVRFYRVSDLAESLEKAWRDGKLAQFRGRFKSVDLIILDEMGYVPFNKEGAELLFQLISDWYEQKSLIITSNLEFSQWNRVFSDSRLTAALVDRVIHHAHILNFTGDSFRVTNALSRQR; encoded by the coding sequence ATGACTTCTAATCTGAAAAGTATTTGTAAAACATTACGCTTGGCTTATGTGAATGAGATTTACGAAGATATCCCTTTCGAGAATCCTACTCAATTTTTAGATGAGTTGTTTCAAAAGGAACTTCAATTCCGAGAGGAAGCAAAATCAGAACGTTTAATAAAGAAAGCTAAATTTACTCAGAAGAAGTCACTTTCTTCATTTCAATGGAATGAACAAATTCATTTTCCAGCACACATTGATAGTGAGGAACTATGTAAGATAGACTTTATCGGTCGTAGAGAGAACTTGATATTAACTGGAGCACCAGGTACAGGGAAAACACATCTCGCAACTGGCATAGGTTATGAGGCCTGTAAGCGTGGATTAGAAGTACGCTTTTACAGAGTTTCTGATCTCGCTGAATCATTGGAAAAAGCATGGCGCGACGGCAAATTAGCGCAGTTTAGAGGTCGATTCAAAAGTGTGGATTTAATTATTTTAGATGAGATGGGATACGTACCCTTCAACAAGGAAGGAGCTGAGCTCCTTTTCCAACTTATTTCAGATTGGTACGAACAGAAAAGCTTGATTATCACGTCAAACCTGGAGTTTAGTCAATGGAATCGTGTATTTAGTGATTCTAGACTAACTGCCGCATTAGTAGATCGTGTGATCCATCACGCTCACATTTTGAATTTTACTGGAGATAGTTTTAGAGTTACAAACGCTTTATCGCGACAAAGATAA